The segment ACAGAATCGCCGGCACGTCTTTCGGCGGATCGGCGAGTGCGCACGGATAGCCGCACGGCAGCACGTAGATGGTGTCCGCGCCGCCCTCCACGGCATTCGAGATGGCGGTGTTGTCGGCGATCCCGCCGTCGATCAGGAGTCGCCCGTTCCAGTCGATCGGCGGAATCAAGCCCGGGATCGCGGCGCTGGCGACGATCGCGTCGGACGCCGGTCCCTCGTGGATGTCGACCTCGTTGCCGGTCACCAGATCGGTCGCGACCACCGTCAGCGGGATCCGGGTGTCCTCGATGCGATCCGGGTGTCCTCGATGCGATCGAAGCTCAGGTACTTCTCGGTGAGATGACGGATGCCCTGGTCGCTGAACAGTGCGGACTTGCGGCCGAGGAGCGCCAGCGCGATCTGCTTGGGACTCGGTCGGAACAGCTGCCAGGTGTGCAGGCCGCGCCAGATGGTGTCCAGATCGTCGACGACGTCGAGCCGGAGACCGCGGTCGGCGATGAACGCGGCGTTCAACGCGCCGACCGATGTGCCGACCAGGAAGTCCGGCTCCACCTCGATCTCGGCGAGCGCCCGTAGCATCCCGACCTGCATGGCACCCAGGTTCGCGCCACCGGAGAGAACGAGTGCTGTGGTCATGGCGAACACCTCCCTCGACTCCACGATAGGACGATCCGCGGACGTCGGGGCGCGTTAGCGGTCAGGCGCGAGCGGGCAGCCCCACGTCGACGCGGTGGTGCTCGAGGTCGTGGACGGCGTAGATGCCGAGCGTCTCGACGGTGAACGGAGATCCGTTGCTGCGCATGCCCTGCCGCGCCCAGTCGTCGTCGCCAACCACCCGATACAGCTCGGCGAAGCCCTTCGCGGCGGCCTCCAACTGGTCGGCCACGGTCTCCGGGTCCTGCGCGTTGTATCCGGCCTCGGCCTCGGCCGAGTTCTGATCCCAGTCGGCGAAGTTCACCGGCTGCGTCTGCAGCATCATCTCCAGCCGCTCGGTCATCACCGCGTTCACATCGCGCACATGGCACGCATACTCCAACGGCGACCACGTGTCGGCATTCGGGCGGTGGGTCACGTCCGGGCGCGCGAGGACCTCGCGCCAGCCGTCGACCGTCGCGAGGATCCGCTCGCAGATCTCGGCACGTCGGAACTCGGCGGGGTCGAAACCGCATTCGCTGCAGCGCAGCGCGATCACCCAGGTCCAGTCCTTGGTGTCCGGCTTGATGGTCATGTCATCAGCGTAAGTCGAGTTCGGCGGACGGGTGGCGACGGCGCGCGAAAGTACGGTCGAACGGCTGAGTACACGCGATATGCGGTCGGGGAGGTGCGATTTCGTGTCGATGCCGACACCCGGATCGGCAGTGTGACGCACGGATCCGCGCGTCGCCCGCGGATTGCCGTCGCGTTCGGCCGATGGTCACTCGATGCTCGCCTCGATGTCATATGACGCCGGTAGAACCGGGGCGTGACAACCACGATCGAGCGCGTCGAGGCACCCGACGACGATCCGCTTCCCGCTCCTGCGGTGCCGACTGCTCCGGCCCGCGACTCGAAGTGGAGGCGGGTGCCGCGGCCGGCGCGCTACGTGGTGGTGATCGCGGCAGCGTGGGTGCTGGCCGAGCTCGCCGCCCGCGTCGGGGTCCCGGCGCCGTCGTTGCTGGCGGCCCTGGTTCTCGGCGTCACGGTGCGGATGATCGGTGTGCGCGGCGTCGCGGTGCCGGGCGACATGAGCCGCTGGACGCAGGCGTTCATCGGCGTCATGCTCGGCGGCTACCTGAACGTGGAGGCGATCCGAGCCGTCGGACCTGCGCTGCTGCCGTTCGTCGCGGTGTCGGTCCTGACCATCGCGCTGTCGCTGGTCCTCGCGTGGGCGCTGAGCCGGTGGTCGCCGGGCATCGACAGGTCGACGGCCGTCCTCGGGCTGATGGCCGGCGGCTCGTCCGCGGTGGTCACCATGTGCGACGACTTCGGCGCCCGCAAAGACGTCGTCGGGTTCATGCAGTACTCGCGCGTCCTGATTGTCAGCGCCAGTGCGCCGTTCGTGATGATTGCGCTCGCCGGCGACACCGGCTCGGCGGGCACGGTGCCGGAGAGTCTGCTGCAACTGGTGGGGCGCGGCGACCAGGTGGCCGGTCTGTCGACGGCCATCGTCCTCGCTGCGGCAGGCATGTGGCTCGGCAAGCGGTTGGGGATGCCCGGCGGTGGATTGATCGGGCCGATGGTGGTGGCGGCGATCATCGGCGGCACCCAGCTCAGCCGGGGTTTCGCACCGCAGGGGGTGTTCAAGGAACTCCTGCTGGTGGTCGTGGGGTTGGAGGTGGGGCTGATGTTCAACCGGCAGATCTGGCGGCGACTGGCCCGCGCGCTCCCGGCCATCACCGCGTCGATCGTCGGCATGTGCGTCGCCGTCGCACTGCTGGCTCTCGGCGTGGCGCAGATGACCGGGGTGGCACTGTCCGACGCGTACCTCGCGACCACGCCGGGCGGCATCAACGCGGTGGTGGCGAGCGCGTCGAGTTCCGCCGACTCCGACATGGCGTTGATCGCGACGGTGCAGAGTCTGCGGCTGATCATCATGGTCCTGGCCCTGCCGCTGGTGGTGGCGGGCATCGAGCGTCTGGCGCGACGGCGTGCGCGGTGCGGTCGACACCGCCGTCGCGCCCCGATCAGATCGAGTTCAGGATCCGGGCGCGCAGCGAGTCGTACTCGCCGCGGGTGATCTGCCCGTAGCCGAGCAGGTCGTCGAGGTCCGACAGGCGCCGCGACACGGTCTCCCGCTTGGTCTCGGAGGCGTCGTGATCGGCCGCGAACGCGTCGACGATCGCCTGGATCTCGGTGCGCGCCTCGGGGTCGTCGCGGACGTCGAGGGCGCCGCCCAGCGCGATGCCGTGCCTGCGGAGGACGTCGACGATGCGCAGGAGCTCGTCGGCGCGGCCGGTCAAGTCGTAGGTCTTGTTCCGCGACTCGGACACGAATCGAGCAGGCCTCCGGCCGGTGTACAGCGCGGTGGCCTTCCAATCGGTCGCGACGACGCGGTCGTCGCCGACGAACACGCCCAGCAGCCCCTTGTCGAGCGCGGCGGCCGCGGAGACGGGCACGGTTGTCGTGAACCGGGTGGTGAAACGGTCCACGCGCGGGCCCTCGACATCGAGGTCCAGGACCATCACGCGGCGGCCGTCGACCTCGGTGCCCGTCTCCCGCGCGTCGACGATGCGGCCGATTGCGGGAACGCCGTGCGCGTCGAGGGCGGCGCGGAGTCGGCCGTTCCTGGTCACCGACAACACCATCGCCGCGACGACGGCCACCAGGATCGCGACGATCACCGCACCGGACCAGAGCAGCCACGCGGGCGCCTCGTCGACGACGACGTAGAGGATCAGGAAGACCGGCCCGACGATGCCGGTGAGCAGGAGGACCGGGAGGGTCTTCGCGAAGGTCTTCCAGAAGGTCGTGCCGCGCATGGGACCACGGTACGGAGCGCGCCGCAGCGGCGCGGCGGCCGGGTGGGACGGCGTGACGGACCGCGTGGTCGAGTTCCGCGACGTAACCTCGAAGCGTGAGCACACGCGCGGGAATCGTCGTCACCGGAACCGAAGTCCTCAGCGGTCGGATCTCCGATCAGAACGGTCCGTGGGTGTCGGCCCGACTGCTGGAACTCGGCGTCGACGTCGCCCACATCACCGTCTGCGGCGACCGTCCCGACGACCTGACAGCGCAGCTGCAGTTCCTGACCGACCAGCGCGTGGACTTGATCGTCACCACCGGCGGTCTCGGTCCCACCGCCGACGACCTCACCGTCGAGGCGGTCGCCGAGTTCACGGGCCGCGAGCTGCGCACCGACCCGGACATGCGGCAGACCATCGAGTCGGTGATCCGGAACTGGCGCAAGTACAGCGATCCGCTGCCCGCGTCCATCGTCGCCGCGATCGACAAGCAGGCGCTGATCCCCGTCGGTGCCGAGGCGATCCCGCCGACCGGTACGGCACCCGGAGTCGCCGTCGACGCCACCGACGGCATTCCGGCGATCCTCGTCCTCCCCGGCCCGCCGCACGAGGTGCAGGCGATGTGGCCCAGCGCGGTGGCCACGCCCGCGGTCGCAGCGGCCATCGCCGGCCGAGGCGCCTACGACCAGCACACGGTCCGCGCCTACGGGCTGTCGGAGCCCGACCTCGCGGTGACCCTCCGCGACCTGGAACAGACGGTCGACGGCTTCGACGCGCTCGAGATCACGACCTGCATGAGCGGCGGCGAACTCGAGATCGTCTCCCGGTTCGAGGTGGGTGCCGCCGCGACCTACCGAGAGGTGGAGGCCCAGCTGCTGTCGCGGCACGGCGACCGCGTCTACTCCACCGACGGCTCGACGATCGACGCCGTCCTCGCCGGACTCTTCGACGGCCGCACCATCGGGACCGCCGAGTCGTGCACCGGCGGGATGGTGGCCGCTGCGCTCACCGACCGGCCGGGGTCGTCGGCGTACATGCTCGGCGGCGTGGTGTCGTACGCGAACGAGGTGAAGTCGGGAGTTCTCGGCGTTCCCGCGGAACTGATCGACGAGCTCGGCGCCGTCAGCGAGCCGGTCGCGGCGAAGATGGCCGAGGGCGCGCGCCGCGTCCTCGGGTCCGACATCGCGGTCTCGACCACCGGCATCGCCGGCCCCGGCGGCGAACGCCCCGGCAAGCCGGTCGGCACCGTCTGCTTCGGCCTGGCGATCGACGGCCGCGACACCGTCACCGTGACCCGGGTCTTCCCCGGGAACCGTGCGACGGTCCGCACCCTGGCGACCTCCGCCGCGCTGCACCTGGTGGAGCGGGCGCTGCGGGACTGATCGGCTTTTCGCCGGTCAGTGCGCGATGTCGAGCACCAGTCGCGTGGGAGAGGTCAACGTACTGACACGGACCGCGGGCTTGTCGGCGTCGACCCCGATGAACAGTCGTTGCTGCCCTTCGAAGACGCCGAACCAGTTCACCTGCGTCACCTGCCCGGCGCCCGGGACCGGCTTCGGTCCCGTGAACTCGGGGATGCCGGTGTCACCGGGATACCGGACGCCGTTGATGACCAGCTGGATCACGCTGCGGCCGGGCACCGACACCGGATCGCCGCTGCCGTCCTGTCGGGGGTCGTCGGTGAAGCGGAGGTCGTAGCCGGGCGTGC is part of the Gordonia phthalatica genome and harbors:
- a CDS encoding competence/damage-inducible protein A, producing MSTRAGIVVTGTEVLSGRISDQNGPWVSARLLELGVDVAHITVCGDRPDDLTAQLQFLTDQRVDLIVTTGGLGPTADDLTVEAVAEFTGRELRTDPDMRQTIESVIRNWRKYSDPLPASIVAAIDKQALIPVGAEAIPPTGTAPGVAVDATDGIPAILVLPGPPHEVQAMWPSAVATPAVAAAIAGRGAYDQHTVRAYGLSEPDLAVTLRDLEQTVDGFDALEITTCMSGGELEIVSRFEVGAAATYREVEAQLLSRHGDRVYSTDGSTIDAVLAGLFDGRTIGTAESCTGGMVAAALTDRPGSSAYMLGGVVSYANEVKSGVLGVPAELIDELGAVSEPVAAKMAEGARRVLGSDIAVSTTGIAGPGGERPGKPVGTVCFGLAIDGRDTVTVTRVFPGNRATVRTLATSAALHLVERALRD
- a CDS encoding AbrB family transcriptional regulator, producing the protein MTTTIERVEAPDDDPLPAPAVPTAPARDSKWRRVPRPARYVVVIAAAWVLAELAARVGVPAPSLLAALVLGVTVRMIGVRGVAVPGDMSRWTQAFIGVMLGGYLNVEAIRAVGPALLPFVAVSVLTIALSLVLAWALSRWSPGIDRSTAVLGLMAGGSSAVVTMCDDFGARKDVVGFMQYSRVLIVSASAPFVMIALAGDTGSAGTVPESLLQLVGRGDQVAGLSTAIVLAAAGMWLGKRLGMPGGGLIGPMVVAAIIGGTQLSRGFAPQGVFKELLLVVVGLEVGLMFNRQIWRRLARALPAITASIVGMCVAVALLALGVAQMTGVALSDAYLATTPGGINAVVASASSSADSDMALIATVQSLRLIIMVLALPLVVAGIERLARRRARCGRHRRRAPIRSSSGSGRAASRTRRG
- a CDS encoding DinB family protein, with translation MTIKPDTKDWTWVIALRCSECGFDPAEFRRAEICERILATVDGWREVLARPDVTHRPNADTWSPLEYACHVRDVNAVMTERLEMMLQTQPVNFADWDQNSAEAEAGYNAQDPETVADQLEAAAKGFAELYRVVGDDDWARQGMRSNGSPFTVETLGIYAVHDLEHHRVDVGLPARA